The following is a genomic window from Sphingobacterium spiritivorum.
ACTTTGGAATGCCCTTTTACCTGAAATAATTGGGATAAAAGCAATCAGTTACTGGCAGGCCTTCGGAATTTTGGTCTTATCCAAGATTCTTTTTGGAGGATTCAGGTTTAAAGGAAAAGGAAAGGCTTGTGACCGTTCGCACCTGCGATCCAAATTGGAGCAACTCTCACCCGAGGATAAGGAAAAGTTTAAGGAAGAATGGAAGCAACGCTTTTCCAGACGATGGCATGATTGCTAGCCTTACGAATCCTATACGATAACGATGAATCCTAAACAAAACCTGTTTGGGATTTTTTTTGCCTGTAATAAATAATATAAAAAAAGTTAAAGTATAATTCCCTGTTGTCCGTCTTCTATCAAAAGGCCTTTGAATTAAATAATTAAAAATAAAAAATCATGAAAAATAAAATTCGTTTTATATTACCAAGATTGATTGGATTGACAGTTTTAGCAGGTTTGCTTGCACTGGTTGTAGGATTGATCTTTAAATTATTGCTGGTGGGTACACTGCTGGCAGGTGCAGGAATGTTTTTAGCTTCACGCTTTAAAAAGCGTCAGGCAGCAATGATCGGCAATGAAAGAAGAAAAGGTATTGCACCGGCTTATTACGAAATGAGTTCTTCTGCAATCCGTCCGCAGTATTCGGCAGCTGACAGCGCAAACTATGCTATTATCCCAATTCGTTAACTCTAAATAAATAATACAATGTTCTATAAAACTAATAATACATCAGACCGTTCCGCAAAGTACGGACATTTCAAGAATAAATTTGAGCAAAAATTCGGCAGATTAAGAGATGAGTTTATGAATGGCGAACATGCTTTTGCCGGCGCATGTTCAGACAGAAAAAATAATATTCCGGCCAATATCTCAGAAAACGAAGAGTTCTTTACACTTCAACTCTATGCGGCAGGCTATCAAAAAGATCGATTCAAAGTAGCCGTAAAAAATAATGTACTTACAGTAAGCTATGATCCTTCAGAAGAAGAGACTCCTGTCGCTTATATGTATCAGGAATTCTCTGCCGGTGCTTTCGAGCGCTCCTTCCAGTTAAACAATCAGGTTTCTACCTCCAGAATATCCGCAAGTTATGAAGACGGCATTCTAACTGTCATCCTTCCCAAAGATCTGGAAAATATCACACCTCCTCAGGAAATACGGGTAGGATAGTAAACAATAAACAGGCGGAATTTTCCGCCTGTTTTATTGTTCTATGCTGATAATTTCTATTTTTCCAGTAGTTCCAGGACTGCCAGAATAAATCTGTCCCTGAGGAAGTCCTCTGAGTCCGCTTGGAGCCATTTTTATTCTACTGTATATATTCCTCAGATCCGAATTAGGATTGACTGAACGTCCTCCCGGTTCTACATCCACAAATAGATATTCCTTCGCTTTTTTATCGGTCTGTTGCGGCTTTATACTGCCTTTATTCAGGCTGATCTTTACATTCCCTCCATTTCCGTTAGGAAAAGTTTTGGTTCCGTTAAAGGCATCATCACCTTTTGCAATAACGTATAAAGAACCTAATTTTTGGATATTGGCCTGTATATCAAAGTTGGTACCGTTATTTTTTCCATCAGTACCCGATATAGAGGCCTGATTGCCGATTTCAGCATATTTGACAACCAAAGTCACATCTTTCTTTCCATAAAACATGAGTGAGGCACGGTCTCCCATAATTAATGTATCAATATGGATAACCATACTGGAATCACGGTTGTTAAAGGTTTTCTTCGCCTTTTTCCCGATCTCAAGCTTCGAGATGTATTCCGGTTGCGATTGCGCCTGAGCAGCAAACATAACTGCTACGGAAGCAAATAGTGCAATAATATATTTTTTCATATTGATCAGTGATTAAAATCTTAAAAACTACAAGTAAGACAATCTATATATGAAAAAGTTTAAAAGTATCATTCACTTAGATACTTAACAATCAGCTTTGCTGTTTTTTCAGAAGCACCGGGAGTGCCTAACTTAGAGGCTAATACCTCATAATTCTCCATTACACTGGCTCTGTGTTCTTTATCATTGATCAGTAAAGCCAGTTCATTGGCAATTTCAAAATCTGTACAGTCTTCCTGAATAAGTTCTATTACGGACAGATAATCATTGATAAGATTTACAAGGGAAATGAATTTCACTTTAATGACCAACCGGGCAATTTTCACACTTAAAGCATTGGCTTTGTATACGACAACCTGAGGTACTTTAAGAATTCCGGTTTCCAATGTTGCCGTTCCGCTTGTTACTACAGCAGCTTCCGAATTGCGCAGAAGATCATAAGTCTGATCAAAAACGATTTTTATAGGAAGGTCTTGAGTATATTGTTCGTAATAGGCTTTGTCGAAATTTGGCGCACCAGCTATTACAAACTGATGTGCCGGAAAAAGAAAATACAACCTTACCATTTCCGGTAATATGCGTTCTATCTCCATTTTACGACTTCCGGGAAGCAAAGCGATGATATTACGTTCATTAAGATCGTTGTCTTTTTTGAAATCCGGATTAAAGCGATACTTGTCTATTGCATCTAAAAGAGGATTTCCAACGTAATCCACTTTCATGTTGAATTTTTTATAAAAGTCAACTTCGAAAGGAAGGATGCAAAACATATGATCTACTACACGACGAATCTTATACACTCTTTTCTGATTCCAGGCCCATATCTTGGGTGAAATGTAATAGCATACTTTGATGCCATGTTTTTTTGCAAATTCCGCTATTTTGAGATTAAACCCAGGGAAATCAATAAGAATAACAGTATCAGGACGATAAGCCAAAAGATCTTTTTTTACTGCTTTCAGGTTTCTTGAAATCGTGCTCAGATTTTTGATAACCTCTACAAATCCCATGAATGCCATTTCAGAAGTGTGAATCAGAGCCGATTGACCTGTAGCAGTCTGCATCTGATTTCCGCCGACTATCCGGAATTCAGCCTGGCTATCCTCTTTTTTCAGTGATTCAATCAAACTTGCACCGTGTAAATCTCCTGAAGTCTCTCCGGCAATAAGGTAGTATCTCATGTAAAACTCGCTTTCCTGATTTGATTTTAAAGATAAGTATTAATACTCTTATGATGCAAAACTGATGAGATTTGCATATGTTTTTTTATATTTTACTGTAAAATAGTAAAGGCTGCCAGAAGCAGCCTTTACGAATTAGTGTTATATATTGTCGAATTAGATTCCTAATTCGACCTGAAAAGTAAATCCCCATTTATTATCATCCATCTTATTGTTATAATAACCATCTTTGACCAGATAGTTACCATTCAATTGAAACTTCAGACGGTGTGCCTTCATGTACTTCGTAAGTCCGGCTTCCAGAATTTCTGTACGTTCCTCTTTGGGACGAATATCTTTATGCGGATCTACAAAAGTATATCTTCCTGCCAGTTCATATCCTTTGCTGAATAAATAGCTGATCTGCTGATTTATACCATATCCTTTATAAACATATACTTCTTTTCCTTCCAGGTCCTGATTAAAAGGATTATCCACATTCCGTTTCATATATTCCACCTGATAGGCAAATCCGTTGTACTTAAATATCGCATCAGCAAATAATGTACTCAGATCCTTTGCGTCCTTTACAAATGCTCCGGTCTGTCCGCTTAGACGGGTCGTCTTGTTGTTAAAACTATAACCGCCACCGATAGACAATTTAGGAGTCTCTTCTCTTTCCAGATCACCTTCGGAATAATCACCTGAATTTGTAAACTGACCAAATGGGAGGAATTCTAAACGTCCTGTATAGGCTAAGCCATTGTCTGTGGTATTTACAGCTCTTCCTTCTCCGGTAGATATCTCCGCTTTCAGGTTGAAAGGCATATCTCCGATCTTTTTGGAAAGATTAGCAGATATACCAAAATCCCGGTCAATTGAAAAGTTTGCATTGACAATGGAACGTTCTGCAAACTGTAGCTGCCCGGAAGAATTGACACGCTGACGGTTACCCGGAAGTTTGTTCTGACCGAATCCTATATAAAAATCGTCACTGAAATTATAGAAAATCACCGCATCACGAACAATATTCGGAATTCCGGAATCATCAAAATCCTGATCTCCACGCGTGAATGCCAATTGAACAGAATAACTGATCTTAGGTGTGTAGATATAGCCGTCTACACGCATGCGCAGCCGTCTGACACGTGCTTCCCACTCATCATTTTTTTCACCATCCAGTGTATTCGTATACTTGACGCGATTCTGCATCCGAAACCTGAAATTAGTGTAAAAAAGCGAATCTTTACTCGTGAACTGTATTCCTTTAAAATTTAGAATAGTAGCTCTGTCATCCCGTTCCTGAGCATTAACATGGGTGCATACTAATGCTATTCCAATGGTCAACAAAGCTCTGAATCCTGTTTTTCTCATATTATTTAAGCGGAGGTTAGTAAAACGTATATCTATAACAGGGGTTCTTGCTGGCTCAGACAATGGAAACTACCTAATCCCCAGATAATATCTACTGAATTGATACCGATGACTTTGCGGGAAGGAAAACACTCCTGCAAAATAGCTAATGCTTTCTCATCATTTACATCATTGAAAACAGGGACTACGACAACTTCATTGGCAATGTAAAAATTAGCATATGAAGCCGGAAGTCTGGTGTCTTCATGGATGACAGGAGAGGGCATAGGTAAGGTAATAATATTAAGCGATTCACCGTTTTTCAATCTGAATGAGCGTAATGTCTCCAGATTTTCCTGTAACAGCAGGTAGTTTTCGTCTAATGGATTTGATTCCACTACAGTGACTACGGTGTTTTCATTTATGAAACGTGTAATATCGTCAATATGTCCGTCTGTATCATCACCTACGATACCGTCCCCAAGCCATAATACCTGATCCTGACCATAAAATTCAAGCAGATATTGCTCGATCTGTTCTTTGTTGAGGTGCGGGTTGCGATTCTCATTCAACAGACATGCTGTAGTTGTCAGTACCGTTCCGGCACCATTAAATTCCACAGAACCACCTTCCATTACAATAGGAGGGGTAAAGAGACGGTGTCCGAAGTGCTGAGCAATCTTTGTCGGTACGACATCATCCAGATCAAAAGGGGGGTATTTACCTCCCCAGGCATTATAGCCCCAATCTACTACTGCTTTTTCTCCGGAGTCCTGATTCAATACGAATGCAGGTCCGTGATCACGGCACCAGGCGTCGTTTGTTGGATTAAAATAAAATTCAATATTGGCCAGATTTGCTTCTGCATCGTTCAGATGATTCCATGCAAACTGTTTCATTTCTTCATCAGCTACGTTAATCCGTACTTTTTGAGCTTCGGCAACAGCTTTGATAAATTGTGCATACGGAGCATATACAGTCTCTAATTTGCCAGGCCAGGACTCTTCCTTATGCGGCCAACTGAGCCACATAGCTTCTTGTGGTGCCCATTCTGCAGGAAATGAAAAACCCAATGCTTTGGGTGTTGAAGATAAATCTATAGATGAATTCACTGTGTTCTATTGTGTTAATAATTTAAGCGTATTTTCGAGATGACCCTGTTGTTTCCATCCATCATGTCCGGGTATGACCCAATTGATCTTTTTAAAGGTCTGTTGAATTTTACTGATAGTTTTCGGCCATTCTTTGACATTTGCTTCTCCGACATAACCTAAGTTTTTGGCTTCACTGCTTTTTATCAGACATCCGCCGTCTAATATTTTTTCTTTCGGAAACCATATGACCACATTATCTGCGGTATGTCCCTCTCCAAAATACTTGATTACGAATTGCTTTCCTCCTATATGGATAGTCTTGTCCAGCTCAATAAGATGTGTCGCTTCGGGCTTGTGATCGGCCTTCAGAATTGCATTTGTAGCTGCAGTAGCATACGTCGGAATTCCTTTTTTATTAAAAAAACCAAATCCTCCTGCTCTGTCTTCATGTGAATGTGTTGCATACACTGCAATAACTTCCTGATGATGCCTGTTACGTATAGAATCCAGTAAAGGTTGATACTGATCCGGATCCCAGGGTGTATCAAAGAGTATTACACCATCTTTAGAAAGCATATACAGAGCGTTGGCAGATGTTTTTACGCCACTGTACGCTACATATGTGGTATATATATAGAAGTCTTTCGTCAACTTTTCTATCTTAAGGCCCGGCTCCTGACTAAATCCGGAATGAGCCATTGTAAGCAGAAATAGAATCAGAAATATGGATTTGTTGAACCTCATTGTACTGTGTGATTTAATAAATATAGATTCTACAGACTTCTGATTCAGAACAGAAGCCTGTAAAATATAATGTTAGTCTTCGTCAATGAAGCGCTTTGTGATCGGTTGATAGGAGTCGATTCGTCTGTCACGCAGGAATGGCCAGTGTTTACGGAAGTAGTCCGACTGATTGAGATCCAGTTCGACAACTTCTACTTCTTCCTGATCATGAGATGCCAGATAAAGCAATTTACCCTGTGCGTTGGCGACAAAGCTGCCTCCCCAGAATTTCATAGCACCATCCTGCTCAAAACCGACCCTGTTGACACTAACAACAGGCACTCCATTCGCTACCGCATGTGAGCGCTGGATAGTTTGCCAGGCATTGTATTGATCCGTATTTGTTTCTTCATCCTGATCTGTCGCCCATCCGATAGCTGTAGGGTAGAATAAGATCTCTGCACCCATTAATGCGGTAATACGGGAAGCTTCAGGATACCATTGATCCCAACAGATAAGAATACCGATTTTTCCAAATTTGGTTGAAAAAACTTTATATCCCAGATCTCCGGGAGTAAAGTAGAATTTTTCGTAAAATGCAGGATCATCAGGGATATGCATTTTGCGGTATTTACCTAAATAACTTCCGTCAGCATCCAGGATGGCTGTTGTATTGTGGTAAAGCCCTTGTGTACGCTTTTCAAAGAGGGATGCAATGATAACTACACCCAATTCTTTAGCCACAACAGCTAATGCATCTGTAGATGGTCCAGGAATAGATTCAGCTAAATCAAAATTATCATAATCTTCTACATCACAGAAATAAAGGGATGTGAAAAGTTCTTGTAAACAAACGATTTGTGCGCCTTTAGCTGCAGCTTCTCTTACTTTAACAATAGCTTTGTCCAGGTTTGCCTGTTTGTCTTTTTCACAGGACATCTGTACAATTCCTACTTTAACTTTGCTCATTTCTAATTTATCAAAATTGTTAAACATACAAAGATAGCAATATCGATCGAAATATAGGTGTTTGAAATTTTAATTAACTTGTTTACAGTGTCTTAACTTTATTTTGTTTATATTCTCTTTTAACGTCCAAAGCGGATTAAACAAGAAAGGGTTCCTGAAGTTCAGGAACCCTTTCTTGTTTAAAATAAGGAGATAACGGTTTAGAAGCCGCTATCATCCAACATAAAGGTATTCTTTTTGGTTTTCCATTTTCCACTGGTGAAATCCGGAAATTCCAGTGTCTTGTTTCCTGCTTTGATAGATTCCGTTGATAATGGGAATACTGCACTCATCGTTACAGAATCGTACACATCAATTGGAGTCTGGCGTTTTTGTTTTACAGCCTGTATAAATCCGTTAAATACAAACCAGTCCATACCTCCGTGACCGGATCCGTTTGCTACTTCTTCGTATTTTTTCCAGATCGGATGGTCGTATTTTTTTACCCAGTCTGCTGCAGGATCCCATGCATGAGGCTTAGATTGTCCTTCAATATGGATACCATTCGCGACATCCATCCAGATTCCTTTTGTACCCTGTACACGGAATCCTATAGAATAAGGTCTTGGTAAGTGTGTATCATGTGTCAACAACATTGTTTCTCCATTTGCACACTGTAACATCGTCTGTGTGATGTCCCCATTTTTATAATTCAATTTAGCATTTGGATGACCCGGAGACATTTTCTCTACATAGGCAGCCAGGCCTCTTGCTTTACTGGAATAAGAAGTAATATGTGTAAATCTGTTTCCGGCGTTGATATCAGCAAAATGCATGATCGGACCTAATCCGTGAGTAGGGTACAGGTCACCGTCTTGTTCTACATTATATTTGGTTCTCCACTGCGCTTCTGAAATAGCCTTAGGACCAAACTCAACTCCTTTGCCGTAATAGCTTTTACCATCATTGAATAGCACCTCTCTTAAATCGTGCTGATAACCACCTTCCAGGTGCAGGATCTCTCCGAAAAGACCTTGACGGTGCATATTTAATACCGCTAATACATCACGACGGTAAGCCACATTTTCCAATGTCATATAAGGCTTTCCTGTCTGCTCAGATGCTTTTACAACATCCCAATGATCTTTTACCGTCAGACCGGCTATTACTTCACAACCCACATACAAGCCCGCTTTCATGGCATCAATAGCCTGATTTTTGTGGAATTCCCATGGAGTTGCGATAATAACGGCATCCAGCTTTTCGTTATCCAGCATTTTTTTGTAAGCATCAACACTTCCGGTATACTCTTTAGGAAGTTTAGCACCTTTTTTGTCAAACTGCTTACGGCATTGTGTCAATGACTCTTCTTGTGTATCACATATAGCGACAATCTCTACATCATCTCTATTCAAAGCAATCGCTACATGGTTACGTCCTCTCAGACCTACACCAATAAAAGCTATTCTTACTTTACCATCCTGAGCAAATAAATCTGTGCTTGACATGATCCCTAAACCAGCTGAGGCAGCAGCTGTAGTTCTAATAAAATTTCTTCTATCCATAACTGTTTGTTAACCGATTAAAGTTTGATATCTTAATTTAATCGAATTTATAATGTGTCAAGGGCGTATTTAAAAAGGTTTATAACCACTTCACTCAACAAATATATATATTGATTTCTAAAAACTTTTGTGCAATCGTTTGTTCAATTTCTTAAATTTTATGCAAACGATTGAGTTTAAATTTTTTTATTATTTAGATAATTTATATTGATATTAGCCAAACTAATCAATAATAAACTGCTCATTTTTAAAAAACATTATGTCAGATTTGAATTCTGTTAACATAGATAGAAACTTATATATAGCCAATCAATTCGCAATAGACGGAGAAGTATTAGATGTAGCGCCATTTGGCTCAGGGCATATAAATGATACCTTTAAAGTAGTGACTACATCTACTACGAAGTATTTGTTGCAGCGCATAAATCATCATATTTTTCAGGATGTAGACGGGTTGATGGAGAATATCCGTCTGGTGATAGAAAGGTTAAAAGAAGATTATAAAAGTAAAGGATTAGAGAAGACTGAAATTGATAAAAGAGTACTTACGCTGATCGCTACACGAAATGGTCTGGCTTATTATAATGATGAGGATGGGGATTACTGGCGTATGTTTATCCTGTTGGATCATACTAAGAGCTATGATGTGGTCGAAACAACAGTGCAGGCTTATGAAGGCGGGAAAGCATTCGGTCATTTTCAAAAGCAGCTTTCTGATCTGGATGCCAACAAGTTGGTGGAAATACTCCCCAATTTCCATAATGTAGAATTCAGACTTTCCAACCTTAGAAATGCCATTTCTACGGATCAGGTTTCCAGAGTAGGAGAAGTACAGGACTTATTAGATTATATCTTTTCACTGGAAGACAGAATGAAAACCATTCTGGAGTGGGGAAAAGCCAATAAATTACCCTTACGCATCACACATAATGATACAAAATTCAATAACGTGTTGCTAGATCAGGATGATCAGGCACAATGTGTTATTGATCTGGATACCGTAATGCCAGGCTTTGTGGCATATGATTTTGGTGATGCCATCCGTACAATTATCAATTCGGGAGCTGAAGATGAAGAAGATCTGAGCCGGGTAACTCTTAATATTCCGCTATTTGAAGCCTATGCCAACGGATACATGAGTGAAGCAAAGGTCTTTTTAACGGATTACGAAAAGAATTCCTTATTACCGGGCGTGTTTTTATTGCCTTATATGCAGGCTGTTCGTTTCCTTACTGACTATCTCGAAGGCGATCATTATTATAAAATTCATTATACAGATCATAACCTTGTGCGCACCAAATCTCAACTCAAACTGGTTAAAGAGCTGGAATTGCATGAGGATAAGTTAAAAGAAATATTAACAAGTGCTGTTAATGCCTGAAAAAAAAATAGTAAATTAGAACCCTAAGCATAACAACTACTGTTATGCTTTTTTAATTTTATGATCCAATGAAAAATCTTACAGTAAAATATGTAGAGCAAAAGCAGAATAATAAGTATTCAGGTCTGCTGGAAATATTTAAAGGTGCCACTTTTCATGCCATTGCTGAGGCTGCCTGGAAGGATGAATATCCTGATCATCCCGAAGTACAGTTTCAGATCGTCTATACTTCTGAAGCTATATTTATTCATTATATGGTCAGGGAAGATTATATCAAAGCCCAGTATATTCGTCCGAACGAGGCCGTTTGGGAAGACAGTTGTGTAGAGTTTTTTATCTCCTTTGATCAAAAGGTACATTATTATAATATAGAAATGAATCCGCTGGGTACTGGACTCGTGGGGTATGGTACATCAGATAAAAATAGCCGAAGCAGACTGACAGCAGAACAGATTCAGCAGATTAATACCTACACAGAAGTAAGCAGTATAAGAGGACAGAAATTATGGAACACTATTCTGGAAATTCCATTTGCTTTGTTTGCATCTGCAGAAACCTTAGTTTCAGCTGAATCGTTAAGAGGACAATCAGTACATGCTAATTTTTATAAATGTGGAGATGGTCTCCCAGCCCCACATTTTGTTTCCTGGAACCGCATTGATTTTCCAACTCCTAATTTCCATTTGCCGGAATTTTTTGGAGAGATTAGTTTTGAATAAATACGGACTGAAGCAGCTTATTTGTAAAG
Proteins encoded in this region:
- a CDS encoding Hsp20/alpha crystallin family protein, whose protein sequence is MFYKTNNTSDRSAKYGHFKNKFEQKFGRLRDEFMNGEHAFAGACSDRKNNIPANISENEEFFTLQLYAAGYQKDRFKVAVKNNVLTVSYDPSEEETPVAYMYQEFSAGAFERSFQLNNQVSTSRISASYEDGILTVILPKDLENITPPQEIRVG
- the lpxB gene encoding lipid-A-disaccharide synthase translates to MRYYLIAGETSGDLHGASLIESLKKEDSQAEFRIVGGNQMQTATGQSALIHTSEMAFMGFVEVIKNLSTISRNLKAVKKDLLAYRPDTVILIDFPGFNLKIAEFAKKHGIKVCYYISPKIWAWNQKRVYKIRRVVDHMFCILPFEVDFYKKFNMKVDYVGNPLLDAIDKYRFNPDFKKDNDLNERNIIALLPGSRKMEIERILPEMVRLYFLFPAHQFVIAGAPNFDKAYYEQYTQDLPIKIVFDQTYDLLRNSEAAVVTSGTATLETGILKVPQVVVYKANALSVKIARLVIKVKFISLVNLINDYLSVIELIQEDCTDFEIANELALLINDKEHRASVMENYEVLASKLGTPGASEKTAKLIVKYLSE
- a CDS encoding porin; this translates as MRKTGFRALLTIGIALVCTHVNAQERDDRATILNFKGIQFTSKDSLFYTNFRFRMQNRVKYTNTLDGEKNDEWEARVRRLRMRVDGYIYTPKISYSVQLAFTRGDQDFDDSGIPNIVRDAVIFYNFSDDFYIGFGQNKLPGNRQRVNSSGQLQFAERSIVNANFSIDRDFGISANLSKKIGDMPFNLKAEISTGEGRAVNTTDNGLAYTGRLEFLPFGQFTNSGDYSEGDLEREETPKLSIGGGYSFNNKTTRLSGQTGAFVKDAKDLSTLFADAIFKYNGFAYQVEYMKRNVDNPFNQDLEGKEVYVYKGYGINQQISYLFSKGYELAGRYTFVDPHKDIRPKEERTEILEAGLTKYMKAHRLKFQLNGNYLVKDGYYNNKMDDNKWGFTFQVELGI
- a CDS encoding agmatine deiminase family protein → MNSSIDLSSTPKALGFSFPAEWAPQEAMWLSWPHKEESWPGKLETVYAPYAQFIKAVAEAQKVRINVADEEMKQFAWNHLNDAEANLANIEFYFNPTNDAWCRDHGPAFVLNQDSGEKAVVDWGYNAWGGKYPPFDLDDVVPTKIAQHFGHRLFTPPIVMEGGSVEFNGAGTVLTTTACLLNENRNPHLNKEQIEQYLLEFYGQDQVLWLGDGIVGDDTDGHIDDITRFINENTVVTVVESNPLDENYLLLQENLETLRSFRLKNGESLNIITLPMPSPVIHEDTRLPASYANFYIANEVVVVPVFNDVNDEKALAILQECFPSRKVIGINSVDIIWGLGSFHCLSQQEPLL
- the blaSPI gene encoding SPI family subclass B1 metallo-beta-lactamase encodes the protein MRFNKSIFLILFLLTMAHSGFSQEPGLKIEKLTKDFYIYTTYVAYSGVKTSANALYMLSKDGVILFDTPWDPDQYQPLLDSIRNRHHQEVIAVYATHSHEDRAGGFGFFNKKGIPTYATAATNAILKADHKPEATHLIELDKTIHIGGKQFVIKYFGEGHTADNVVIWFPKEKILDGGCLIKSSEAKNLGYVGEANVKEWPKTISKIQQTFKKINWVIPGHDGWKQQGHLENTLKLLTQ
- a CDS encoding carbon-nitrogen hydrolase, encoding MSKVKVGIVQMSCEKDKQANLDKAIVKVREAAAKGAQIVCLQELFTSLYFCDVEDYDNFDLAESIPGPSTDALAVVAKELGVVIIASLFEKRTQGLYHNTTAILDADGSYLGKYRKMHIPDDPAFYEKFYFTPGDLGYKVFSTKFGKIGILICWDQWYPEASRITALMGAEILFYPTAIGWATDQDEETNTDQYNAWQTIQRSHAVANGVPVVSVNRVGFEQDGAMKFWGGSFVANAQGKLLYLASHDQEEVEVVELDLNQSDYFRKHWPFLRDRRIDSYQPITKRFIDED
- a CDS encoding Gfo/Idh/MocA family protein, which codes for MDRRNFIRTTAAASAGLGIMSSTDLFAQDGKVRIAFIGVGLRGRNHVAIALNRDDVEIVAICDTQEESLTQCRKQFDKKGAKLPKEYTGSVDAYKKMLDNEKLDAVIIATPWEFHKNQAIDAMKAGLYVGCEVIAGLTVKDHWDVVKASEQTGKPYMTLENVAYRRDVLAVLNMHRQGLFGEILHLEGGYQHDLREVLFNDGKSYYGKGVEFGPKAISEAQWRTKYNVEQDGDLYPTHGLGPIMHFADINAGNRFTHITSYSSKARGLAAYVEKMSPGHPNAKLNYKNGDITQTMLQCANGETMLLTHDTHLPRPYSIGFRVQGTKGIWMDVANGIHIEGQSKPHAWDPAADWVKKYDHPIWKKYEEVANGSGHGGMDWFVFNGFIQAVKQKRQTPIDVYDSVTMSAVFPLSTESIKAGNKTLEFPDFTSGKWKTKKNTFMLDDSGF
- a CDS encoding phosphotransferase enzyme family protein; protein product: MSDLNSVNIDRNLYIANQFAIDGEVLDVAPFGSGHINDTFKVVTTSTTKYLLQRINHHIFQDVDGLMENIRLVIERLKEDYKSKGLEKTEIDKRVLTLIATRNGLAYYNDEDGDYWRMFILLDHTKSYDVVETTVQAYEGGKAFGHFQKQLSDLDANKLVEILPNFHNVEFRLSNLRNAISTDQVSRVGEVQDLLDYIFSLEDRMKTILEWGKANKLPLRITHNDTKFNNVLLDQDDQAQCVIDLDTVMPGFVAYDFGDAIRTIINSGAEDEEDLSRVTLNIPLFEAYANGYMSEAKVFLTDYEKNSLLPGVFLLPYMQAVRFLTDYLEGDHYYKIHYTDHNLVRTKSQLKLVKELELHEDKLKEILTSAVNA
- a CDS encoding carbohydrate-binding family 9-like protein translates to MKNLTVKYVEQKQNNKYSGLLEIFKGATFHAIAEAAWKDEYPDHPEVQFQIVYTSEAIFIHYMVREDYIKAQYIRPNEAVWEDSCVEFFISFDQKVHYYNIEMNPLGTGLVGYGTSDKNSRSRLTAEQIQQINTYTEVSSIRGQKLWNTILEIPFALFASAETLVSAESLRGQSVHANFYKCGDGLPAPHFVSWNRIDFPTPNFHLPEFFGEISFE